ACGGCAGACTCGGCAAGGATGACATCGGCGAACATGACATGGCCTATCGCGTGATCGCCGATCACATCCGCACGCTCACGTTTGCGCTGACCGATGGTGCGATCCCGAGCAACGAGGGACGCGGGTATGTGCTGCGGCGCATCCTGCGTCGGGCCGTGCGCTACGGGCGGCAGAAACTCGGTGCCAAGACCGGCTTCCTGTCGCAACTCGTGCCGACGGTCGTCGAGACGATGGGCGATGCCTTCCCCGAACTGCGCCGCGACCCCAAAGGCGTGGCCGCGCTGATCTACGAAGAGGAAGAGAGTTTCGGCAAGACGCTCGATCGCGGGATCGGGCTCTTTGAAGAGATCGCCGCCTCGGCCTCGGGCACGATCGCGGGCACTGACGCCTTCAAGTTGTACGACACCTTCGGCTTCCCGCTCGATCTGACGCAGCTCATGGCGGCCGAGCGCGGGATGTCGGTCGATGTCGAGGGGTTCGAGGCGTGCATGGCCGAGCAGAAGGCCCGCAGCCGCGCGGGCGGCAAGGCCGGCAGCAACGACGAAATAGCGCTCGACACCGACGCCATCGCCCGGCTCCAACATCTGCGCGTGCGCCCGACCGACGACTCACACAAGTTTCACGCCCGCGACATCCGCGCGACGGTGCGCGCGATCTGGAACGGACAGAACTTCGACGAACACACCGGCACGCGCGCGACCCAGCGCGTCGCCATCATCCTCGACAAGACCAACTTCTACGCCGAGATGGGCGGGCAGGTGTGCGACCACGGCCGCATGCTCGTCAGCCGCGAGGCCCGCACCGGCGGCAGCAGCCACGGCGGGGAGTTCAAGGTCGAAGAAGTCCGCTCGCTGGGCGGGTACGTGCTGCACATCGGGCACATCAAGCGCGGCGAACTGCGTGTCGGCGACGATGTGCACCTGCACATCGAGAATCAGCGTCGCCAGCAGATCTCGGCCAACCACACCGCGACGCACCTGCTCAACTTTGCCCTGCGCAAGGTCCTCGGGGCCACAGTCGATCAGAAGGGCTCGCTGGTCGCGCCCGATCGCCTGCGGTTCGACTTCAACTCGAATCGCCCGGTCGAGCCTGGCGAACTGGCCGAGGTCGAACGTCTCGTGCGTGATGCGATCGCGCGCGACCTGCCGGTGCACGCCGACCTGGGGCCGCTGATGGTCGCGCGCGGCATCACCGGCCTGCGCGCGGTCTTCGGCGAGACGTACCCCGATCCGGTCCGCATCATCAGCATCGGCGCGCCGGTGACCGATCTGCTCGATTCGCCCGAGAAGCCCGACTGGGCTGCGCTGAGCGTCGAACTGTGCGGCGGGACGCACCTGGCGCGCACGGGCCAGGCGGGCGCGTTCGCGCTGGTGAGTGAAGAAGGCATCGCCAAGGGTGTGCGGCGCATCACCGCGCTGACCGGTGCGGCCGCGACGGCGGCTTCGACAGAAAGTGACGCGCTGGCCGCGCGCATCGCAGCGGTCGAGCCGCTGCGCGGAGCAGCGCTGGCAGCGGCCGTCACGGAAGTCGGCGCGGCGATCGACGCGGCCACGCTGCCTGCGGCGCGCAAGCACGAGCTGCGCTCGAGCCTGGCGTCGCTGGCTGAGCGCGTCAAGGCTGAGCACAAGGCCCAGAGCGCATCGCGCGCCAGCGAGGCCAGCGGCATGGCGCGGCAGATTGCCGAGATGGCAGCGGGCTCGATGGACCCGATCATCATCGCGGCGCTCGAGCTGGGATCCGATCGCGACGCGCTGACCGCCGCGATGAACACGATCCGCCAGCGCGCCCCGACCATCGGCATCATGCTGCTCAGCGCCGACCACGAAGCGGGCAAGGTGTCGGTCATGGCCACTGTCCCAAAAACCCTCATCGCCAAGGGTCTCAAGGCCGGCGACTGGGTGCGCGAGGTGGTCGGGGTTCTGGGCGGCAAGGGCGGAGGCAGCCCCGAGATGGCCCAGGGGGCCGGGCCCGAGATCGGCAAACTGCGCGACGCCGCGAGCCACGCGCGCTCGTGCGCCTTTACAGCGCTGTCATAAAACGCGCAGCACGCGCGGCTGGCAGAAACGGAGCTCGCGATGGGCAGCAGGATCCCCAGGTCGGACATGTCGAGCCTCGGCCGGGCGTGGGCGGTGGGCATGGACCTGGTGATCTATGTCATTGCGGGCGGGCTGCTCGGGTTCGGGCTTGATCTGCTGTTCAAGACGCGGCCGTGGCTGATGATCGTTGTTGCTCTGCTCGGCCTGGCGTCGGGGATGCTGCGGTTCATCCGCGAGGCGATGGTGCTCAACCGCGAAGTGACACGCAAAGCCGAGCGAGAGCGCGACGCGCGCTGAGCGGCCGGGCACCGCACGGGCGAACCTTCGCGCGGGTCCGAAGCGTTTATTGACGGTGCCAGGGCTGAGCCGCGCAATTTTTGCCCGCGGCGGCACTCCTCAAGAGGCCTCTGGCACTCCTCAAGAGGCCTCTCGCGCTCTTCGAGAGGCCTCTGGAACTCCTCAAGAGGCCTCTCGCGCTCTTCAAGAGGCCTCTGGAACTCCTCAAGAGGCCTCTCGCGCTCTTCGAGAGGCCTCTTGCGCTCTTCAAGAGGCCTCTTGCGCTCTTCAAGAGGCCTACGGAACTCTTCAAGAGGCCTCCGGCACTGTCCCGCAGCACATCCCGGCAGCACCGCACCGCCCACAAACTGCCCTGCCCCGGCCCGTGGCCCTGTTGCCCGGCGGTCGGCGGCCGCAGTTCCTGACCGCAACGTTCAAGGACCTGTTTTTTCGCGTGCTGCAGACTCGCCGAACAGGCCGCAAGCCGCTATTCTTCTCGTCCCGCAGGCAGGGGTGCGCGGGGGCAGGAGCGGATTGCTTTCTGTCGCGTTCTGTTCGGGGTCTGGCGGCCGCACTGGCCGCATCGGAGCGACTTGGGGATATGGCTTCGCTGCTCACTGCGCCTGTGGTCAGACTCCCGCTGCGATCGGCGATCGCGTGGTCGGCCGCGCCCGGACTCTTCGCAGCTGTCGCCATAGCGATCGTCTTCAGCCTGATCCACGGCCAGAGCGGACTCGTCGGGGTCGCGCTGGCAGCCGCAGGCGTCACGGTCGGAGCCGCCGCCGGATGGGGTGTGCTCGCGGTCGGCGGCGCAAGCGCGCGATCGGCCGGAGCGTGGAGCCTCATCATTGTCTATGCTCAGGCCGCCCGCATGATGATGGCGCTGGTCATCGGCGGAGGTCTGTTCTTTCTGTTGCGCCCCGCACCAGCCGCGTTCTGGGCGACGCTGCTGGCGATGTTGCTGGCGATGCTCGCGGTTGAATCCGCGTGCTCGATCAGGTGGATCCGGGCCGCAAGCCCCAAGCCGGAGTCTGGAGTGAGGAACGTTCATGCCTGACGCATTTTCGGCCGTGGTCGCTGGCCTGACGCTGGGTGCCTCGAACCCGCTCGACCACGTGCTCAATCACAAGTGGATCGAAGTCAACGGGTGGATCGTGTGGTCGGCCATTCAGACCAACCTGGTCCTGACTGTCATCATCATGCTGGTGCTCGGTTCGTGGATCGCAAAGCAGATCGCCACAGGCCCCCAGAGCGACGGGCACGATCGGTTTGTCACGCGCAATCCATTCGCGCACATGGTCGAGGTCATCTGCGTGTACCTGCGCGACAAGGTGGTTCGGCCGCTGCTGCACGAACGCACAGACGCGTTCATGCCGTTCCTCTGGACTGTCTTCTTCTTCATCCTCATCAACAACCTGCTCGGGCTGATCCCGATTCTCGACCTGATCACGCTCTTCGCCCCAGACATGGTGCAGGGCGAACACAAGGCCCCGGTCGGCGGCACCGCCACGCAGCACCTCTGGGTCACCGGTGCCCTCGCGCTGGTCGCCGGCGTCGTGATCAACATCGCCGGGCTCAAGGCGCTCGGGCCGGTCGAGTTCGTCAAGCACCTGACCGGCGGCGTGCCGTTCAAGCCAATGTACCTGCCGGTGATCGCGATCGTGTTTGCGATCGAAGTCGCGGGCATTTTCATCAAGCCGATCGCGCTGGCCATTCGTCTGTTTGCCAACATGACGGCCGGGCACACGCTGCTGGCCACTCTGGCGATGTTTGTCGGGCTGGCCTTCGCTGCCAATACGCTGCTGGTGACCGTGCCGATCACGGCGGTCTCGGCAGCCGGGATGATTGCGATCTATTTCCTGGAGATCTTCGTCGGGTTCCTTCAGGCGTTCGTGTTCATGTTCCTCACGACGGTGTTCATCAGCCTGCTCTCGCACCACGGCGAACACGCTGAAGATCACGCTCACGACCATCACGGGCATCATGACGTTGCGCACGCGTAGGGTGCGTGCGAGAAGTTGAAGAGTTTTGGCCTCGGGCTTCGGCGGGGAGCCCGATCGGCAAGTACAGGGGGTCAATGGAGACCCACCGATGTCCCCGCCGAGAACCGGGCCCACGAAGGGCCGAGCGAAGAAAGGAATGATTCACACCATGACGAACCTGATGAAGAATGCAGTTCTGGCTGCGGGGATGCTGGCGGTATTCGGCCCGACCATGGCGATGGCGCAGGACGGCGCGGTCGAAGGCATCGGCAAGGGCCTCGGCGCCGTCGGCGCAGGCCTGGCCGTGATCGGTGGCGCGCTGGGCATCGGCCTGGTCGGCAAAGGTGCGGTCGAATCCATCGCCCGCCAGCCCGAAGCCACAGGCCCCATCGGCACCAACATGATTCTGGCAGCCGCCCTGATCGAAGGTGCGACGCTCTTCGCCGTCGTCGTCGGCCTGCTGACCATGGTCCTCTGATCGAACTTCCCCCGTCCGTGGCTGAAAGGCAACGGACGGACTTGGTGCCTCGAACGTAGAGCGGGCATGACACCTCGCGCCCGAGATGGAGATCGTGATGAATCGTGTGCTCTCGCTGCTGACTGTGTTGATCGTGATGTTCGTGTCGATGGCGACGGTGCCGGCCTCTGCTGCGCCCGAGGGCGAGAAGCACCCTCCGGCCGTGCTCCCCGACGCCAAGGGCGGCATCGCGCCCGCCGTCACCACACTGATCGCGTTCGCGATCGTGTTCTTCTTCCTGTACGCCAAGGTCTGGCCCAAGATCACCAAGGGCCTCGAAGAGCGCTCGGCCAAGATCCGCGAAGAGATCGCCGCCGCCGAAGCCGCCCGCAAGCAGGCCAAGATGGCGCTGGACGATTACGAAGCCAGCCTCTCCGAAGCCCGCGCCGAAGCCCAGAAGATGCTCGAAGAAACCAAGGCCCAGCAGGTCGCGCTGGCGGCCGAACTTCGCGCCAAGGCCGATGTCGAACTCAACGCGATGCGCGACCGTGCCAAGCGCGACATCGAAGCAGCCAAACGTACAGCCCTCAACGAGATCTACGCCCAGTCGGTGTCGCTCTCGACAACCATGGCCTCGAAGATCCTCGGGCGCGCGATCACTCCCAGCGACCAGCAGAAACTGATCGAAGATTCGCTCGCCGAGATGCAGGCCCGGAGCAACTGACCGCACGCTGGTGACACCACCAACCTGGAGACTTCATGCCTCTGATCGAGTCACAACCCGACGCGCTGGCAACCATGTATGCCCGGAGCCTTTTTGAACTGGCGCTCGAACATGGCGGACAAAGCCTCGCCGAGTCAATCGCCGGACAGATCGAAGACATCATCGAACTGGCAAGGCAGGATCGGACGTTCAGCGAGTTCCTCGCGTCGCGCGTGCTGCCGATGAAGGCTCGCGACAAGTCGATCGACCGCATCTTCAACGGGCACGTTCACCCGCTCGTGCTCAACTTCCTGCGCCTGCTCAACCGCAAGGGCCGCCTGAGCCATCTCCCCCCGATCGGAGCCGCACTCGACGCGATTCTTCAGGCCCACTTCGGGCGCGTCGAGGTTGATGTCTTCACCGCTGCACCGATCGAAGAGCGGCAACTGAACCTCATCCGCGACCGCCTGGCCGTCGTGCTCGGCCGCCAGCCGGTCCTGCATGCCTACACCGAGGCATCGATGATCGGGGGCATGAAACTACGCATCGGCGACCAGTTGATCGACGCTTCGATCGCCTCGCGTCTGAGGCTGATGCAGGAGAGGCTGACCAATCGAGGCGGAGCCAAGATCCGCGGCCTCGGAGCCGACCTGATCGAGGGCTCTGGCCACCAGGAGGGGTAAAACATGTCAAAGAAGAGCGTGACCTCGGTCGACGTCGCCGGCAAGCGTGTCCTGATTCGAGTCGATTTCAATGTCCCGATCGAAGGCGGACGCATCACCGATGACCGCCGCATCGCAGCCGCATTGCCCACGATCCGCAACGTCATCGACCGCGGCGGGCGCGCGATTCTCATGAGCCATCTTGGCCGGCCCGAGGGCCAAGGCTACGAATCGAAGTATTCACTCAAGCCCGTAGCCGAGAAACTCGCCGCGCTGCTCGGCAAGCCCGTTGCCTTCCCGTCAAGCGACTGCACCGACGCCGCCAGCGAGCAAGCCGTCGCCGCCATGAACAATGGCGATGTCCTGCTGCTCGAAAACCTCCGCTTCCACGCTGGCGAGAAGAACGGTGATGCAACCTTCGGTGCCCGCATCGCATCGTTCGGCGATGTGTACGTCAATGACGCCTTCGGAACCTGCCATCGCCTCGACGCCTCGATGGTCGCCGTGCCCGAAGCCATGAGCCCCGGCAGCCCGCGTGTGACTGGACTGCTCGTCGAAATGGAAATCAAGTTCCTGTCTGGCGCGCTGGCTGCTCCTGCCAAGCCCTTCGTCGTGGTCCTTGGCGGGGCGAAAGTCTCGGACAAAATGGGCGCGATCGAGAATCTGCTTCCCAAAGCCGACGCGGTCCTGATCGGCGGAGCCATGGCCTACACCTTCCTCAAGGCCCTCGGGCGCGAAGTCGGCACCAGCCGCATCGAAACCGACCGCCTCGGCGATGCCAAGCGAGCCATTGACCTGGCCGCCCGCGAGAACGTCGATCTGCACCTGCCTGTCGATCACATCTGCTCGACCGCATTCGCCGAGAACGCCGGCAACATCGAAGTCTTCGACGACAACATCAAGCCCGGGTTCATGGGGCTGGACATCGGACCCAAGACTCAGATGCAGTTCGGCTCGATCCTGACCAAGGCAAAGACCATCGTCTGGAACGGCCCGATGGGCGTGTTCGAGTGGCGCCCCTTCCGCGTTGGCACCCGCGCCGTCGCCACCGCTGTCGCCGAAGCAACCGACGCCGGTGCGACCAGCATCGTCGGTGGCGGAGACACAGCCGCCGCGGTCGAAGCCTTCAAACTCGCCGATCGCATGAGCCATGTCTCGACCGGAGGCGGCGCCAGTCTCGAAATGCTCGAAGGCCGCCCATTCGCCGCCGTCGAACTCCTCGACCGCGCCTGATGAGTTCCCAGCCATCGGACCTGTACGTTCTGGTATAATCCCGTCGTATGGGCGGACCAAGCTTTGACATGCTGCTGGTCATCCTCGGGCTCGTGGGTGTGCTGCTGATCATTCCCGCGATCATGCTCGTCGTACTCGTGCTCGCCAAACGGCACACGCCCAAAAAAACCGGCTCGCGCCGCGACTCGCGCCCCCGCAACAATCGCAAACGCCGCTAGGCCGTCAGCCCTCCCAGTGGCCCCGTCGAGTCGCCGAAACTCTCGACCTCGCACCCCATCCGATCCAGCATCGACATATACAGATTGCACAGCGGCGTCTCTCGCTTGAACCCGACCACCCGCCCCGTGTCAATCGTCCCGCCCCCTCGCCCGGCAAGTATGATCGGCAGGTCTTCATGGTTATGCCGATTACCATCGCTGATGCCACAGCCGAAAAGAATCATCGAGTTGTCCAGCAGCGTCCCTTCCCCCTCGGGCGTCTGCGAAAGTTTCGCGATGAAGTGCCCGAATCGCTCGACATAGAACCGATCGATGCGCCGAATCTTCTCGATCATCTCCTCGTTATTCTGATGGTGCGAGAGATGGTGGTGCCCCTCGTTGATGCCGATCTCAGGCAGCGTGCGGTTCGAGCCATCCACACCGAGCATGAATGTGCTGATGCGCGTGACATCCATCTGAAAGGCCAGCAGCATCATGTCATACATCAGATCAATATGCTCGCCAAATCGGCGTGGAATCCCCATCGGCGCCGCGACATCCGGCATCGCCACCTCGCCCGATTCAGCCCTCGCCCGCTCGACACGCTGCTCGATCTCTCGCACCGATGATTGAAACTGATCGAGCTTTCTTCGATCATTCACGCCGAGCGAGCCTTCGAGCCTCTTCGCATCATCGAGCACAAAATCCAGAATGCTCTGCCGTCGGCTCAATCTCGCTTCGCGCGCCGAAGCCTCGCTGGCGTCCCCGAACAGCCTCTCGAAAACCGCTGCAGGATCGATCAACTTCGGGACCGGCGTGTCCTCGGCTCGCCACGAGATATTCGACGTGTACGCACACGAATACCCCGAATCGCAGTTGCCCGCTGCCGGTCCGTTCTCGCATCCGATCTCGATCGAGGGCAGCCGTGTTCGCTCCCCAATCTGCCTCGCAGCAAACTGATCGACGCTCACGCCAATGCGAATATCGTTGCCCGCGGTCTTGCGAGCCTGATGCCCGGTCAGGAACGACGCACTCGAACGCGCATGATCGCCAGGCCCATCGCCATTGGCACGCGCCTTGTCAAGCGTCAGACCAGTCAGGACATTGATATGCTCGCGCACGCCCGCCAGAGGTTCGAGCGTTGGCGAGAGCATGAATTCGCGCCCGGCACCCTTGGGCGCCCAATGCGCATAGTTCACACCATTGGGCATGAAAATGCACGCCATGCGCACAGGAGCCGCAGCCGGTGTACCCGTCGCACCCACCGCCGCTCGCGCGCTGCGCCCCAGCCCACCCATCGCTTCGAGATACGGCAGCGCCATCGTGACGCCCAAGCCTCGCAACACCGTTCGACGTGAAATGCCGTTATTCATGGTGCCTGCTCCCTTCCTCGACACGAGCCAAATGTCTCACTCAACACCACCGCCTCGATGATCGCGCCCAGCGTGTCGCCCGACGCACGCGCCTGGCGCGCAATCTGCCGAACTGCGGGTCGATCAAAAGGCTCAAGCCCGCGACCGATCGCATACATCAGCACCGTCCCGCTCAGATTCTCGATGAACTGCTCATCACGTTCGAGCAGAATCCGCTTCAGATCCGCTGCGCCATCGATCCTGACCCCGCCGGGCAGCGTCCCGCTCGCGTCGATCGGCCTGTCCTCGTCGTGCGTGCGCCAGCGCCCGATCGCGTCGAAATTCTCGAACGCCAGCCCCAGCGGGTCGAGCCGATTGTGGCAGACCGCGCACGTCGGATTGGCAACATGCGCCGCCAGTTGTTCACGCAGACCCGGACCCGCAGCCGCAAGGGCCGCCTGTTCGAGCGGCGGAATGTCGGCGGGAGGCGGAGGTGGCGGCATGCCCAGAATCTGATCCAGCACATACAACCCACGCTTGACCGGGCTCGTCCGTGTCGGATTGCTCGTGACCGTCAGCACCGCACCCATCGTCAGCACGCCCCCTCGCTGCGAAGTTGCGCCGAGTTCGACACGCCGCATCTCGCGCCCCTCGACGCCCTCGATCCCGTACAGCGCAGCGAGCCGATCGTTGACAAATACCATGTCCGAGTCGATGAAGTTCAGCACGCTCCGATCATGCTTCAACACATCGGCAAAGAACATGGTCGCTTCTGACTTCATAGCCGAACGCAACTCGTCGTCAAACTCCGGAAACCGACTCGTATCCATCGCCATCTCGTCGAGCGACCGCAGATGCAGCCACTGCCCGGCAAAGTTCTCGCAGAACACACTCGACTTCGAATCCGCCAGCATTCGGCGTACCTGACTTCGCAGCGTATCGTCTTCCAACAGCGAGCCATCGATGGCCGCTGCCATCAACTCCTCGTCAGGCATGCTGCTCCAGAGAAAGTACGACAACCGACTCGCCAGTTCAGTGCCCGTCAGGCGATGCACATGCGACACATTATCAGCGTCAGGATTGTCCACCGCACGATACAAAAAGTGCGGCGAAACAAGGCAAGCCGTCAACGCGAGCCGCACCGCCGACTCAAACCCTTCGCCGCCCGCACGCGACTGCTCATACAGCGACATCAGTGCTTGCACATCGTCCGCCGTCGCAGGCCTGCGATACGCGCGCGTCGCAAACGCCAGGAGAATTGCTCTCGCACGCTCCGCTTCATCCTCGATCGCGCGATGCGGCCCAAAGATCGAACGCCACGCCTGAGGCCTCTGCGTCGTCTCCTCATCCAGAGGCCCCGCCACAGTGATCCACTCGATCGCAAGATTCCGGTCCGCGACGTTGGGCACCCAATAGTCGTTCGTGAAGAAACCCGACACTGTTCGCAAGCCGCCACGAACCCGCACACGCATCGAAACTTCCTCAGGCTCCGCTTGCGTGCCCGAGATCGAAAACGCACCCACTTCGCGTCCGTCAACACGCACACTCAGCCTCGCGTGCTCGTCGCCCGCTTTTGTCTCCCACGCGCTCAGGCGAATCTCGTACTCGCCCGTGGCGCCAAACTCATGCGTCCCCTGCACCGCCCCGTTCGAAAACAACAAGAATCCGCCTTGCCGTTGAGGCTGACCGTTGGCCGTGCCTCGCAAAGGTCGCACGGGCACTGGCTTGCTGCCAATCTCCACGATTCGACCCAGTGCGAGATCAATCGCACGCTCCGAGGCTTCGAGATACTGCTCGATCGCGAGCGGCGAAACGCTCAGCACGTCCGCGATGTTGTCGAGCCCATACCCGGTGTCGTCACGCGGCAATCTGGCTGCCAGATCAACCTCGCCCGGGTCGATCCCCAGCAGATCGCGCAGCGTGTTTCGATACTCTGTTCGATTCAGGCGATGAATCGTGAACCATCCAGGATCGATCTTGGCATCCGGCGGAATATACGCCAGTGCGTCATCGAGCCATTGCACCACGATCAGCCTCTCATGGCTGCTCGGTTCCTCTTCATCCGCCGGCGGCATCTCATGCGTGCTCACCATCTCTCGCACCATCGCAAGATCGCCCGATGACGCCAGAATGTCCTTGATCGTGCGCACTGCGCTCAGGTCGACGCCGCCCTTGGACTTAGCACCCGAGTGACAGGAAACGCAGTACGCTTCAAGAATCGGCCCGACGTCTTCAGCCAGACGCCTCTCAAGTTCAATCGCCTGAATGTCCGGCTGTGCGATCGGCTCCGCCCGGTTCTCAGGCGACCACCACGCCAGGCCGAGCATTACCCCCCCACTGGCGATCAGCATGCACACCATCGCCCCGGCCCAAAGTCCGGAAATACCTGACATTCCCAGGAAATCGCGAGGCGCAACCACAACATCAGACGACCGCATGCAATCGTGATCGGCTTGCTTCACACGACCAGACTACAGAATCATGGGCTGTTCGTCAAGATTCCCGCAAGATCTTCAGGGCGTCACCAGCCCGACGCGAATCGCAAAACGCACCAGATGCGCCCGATCCCGTACCCCAATCTTGTCCATGATCGAACCCCGATGAGCATCAACCGTCTTGGGACTGCGGAAGATGACCTCGGCAATCTGAAGCCGTGACTGCCCCTCGCCAATCAGCCTCAAAACCTCGATCTCGCGTGGCGTCAATCGGGCAAGGGCTGCATGATCGTCTGACAGAATGTGCCCGTTGTGCGTCAGCCCATCGGCCGACACTGGCACATTCGACATGGCGGGCAAAGGCACCGTTGCACGCCCCCGGATAGACCGAATGAGCGACTCGAGAGGTTCAGACTTGGTCACAACCTGCGATGCCCCGGCATTGAGCAACGAATCATTGGTGAACCTGTCCTCACTCGAAGTACACACCACAATCCGAAGCGATGGGAGTAGTTCGGAGACTTCCTCCATCAGATCAATGATGTCCGACTCCATTGAGTGAAGGTCGATGGCCAACACATCCGGCTTCAACTCGACAGCCGCGTCGATCATGCTCTCAAATGCTGTCGGTTCACCCACAATGCGCATGTCCGGCTCTTGCGCCAGACACCGCCGAAGGCAATCCAAGATCATCCGGTGTGCCCCCGCAAACATTACACACAATACCGGTGCCATCGGCTGCACCCCCACTTCGTGGGGCTCAACCGCCTAAATCCGTCTTCTTCCCCAGAAGTAGACCAGATCAGGAAAACGACCCCACTACAGTAAGTAGCGTCATTTGCAACTCTTCCTGACAGATCTGTATGAAATATCTATCGAAAAGGGGTGTTCACCGGATGGACATGAGCTCGCGGTAAGTAGGCAGTGGCCAAAGGTCGTCTGCGACCACTTTCTCCAGCTCGTCCACAATCTCTCGTAAATCACCCAAAATGGGGTGGATCTTGGACTTGATGTACTCGGCCGCCGGCTGGGGCTTCTCTTCGAGGTCGAACTCGCGTTCGAGAGCCGAGCTCAGACTTGTCAGGATTACCTGCAACTGGGTGGTCATCTCGACAAAATCTGCCAGGGCCGCACGAGAGGCATCGCAATCGACTCCTGCCCCCTCTGTCGCGGCCACAGCCTCCGCCACCCGTGACTGGTGCTCAAGTGCTGCGGGCAGGATCAGCGTCCGCGCAATCGTCAACATCTGCTCGGCCTCGATCAGGCAGGTCTTGGCGTACTTCTCCATCAGAATTGTCACGCGACTTTCCAATTCAGGCTTGGTCAGCACGCCGTACTTCTTGAACAACGCGACCGACTCGCGGCTGCGCAGGACCGGAATCGCCTCGACCGAGTTCTTGAGATTGGGCAATCCCCGTCGGGCAGCCTCTTCGTGCCATTCGGTGGTGTAGTTGTCGCCGTTGAAAATGATCCGCTTGTGTTCAGTCACCAGCGACTTGAGCAGTTTCTTGACAGTCTGCTCCAGTTTGGCTTCGGATGGCTTGGCACCGAGTTGTTTCTCAAGTTCGGTCGCGATGTGATCGAGCGCCTCAGCGACGATGACGTTGATGACCGTGTTGGGCCACGCGACTGAAGCCGTAGATCCGACAGCACGAAACTCGAACTTGTTGCCAGTAAATGCAAAGGGACTGGTGCGATTGCGATCGCCAGCGTGCCTTGGAATGTTCGGCAGTGTGCGCGCGCCAAGGTTGATTGCGCCGCCCTTGATTGTGCGACTGGTATCGCCTCGTTCGATCTGATCGATAATGTCGGTGAGCATTTCGCCCAGGAAGATTGACATGATGGCTGGAGGCGCTTCGTTGGCACCAAGCCGATGATCGTTGCCAGCGCTGGCGATCGACGCGCGCAGCAGATCGGCGTGCATATCGACAGCCCGAATGACAGCGCAGAGGAAGACCATAAACTGCATGTTGGTGTGGGTGTCGTCGCGCGGGTCGAGGAGGTTGACCCCGGTATCGGTGGTCATGGACCAGTTGTTGTGCTTGCCCGAACCATTCACCCCGGAAAAGGGCTTTTCGTGCATCAATGTGCGCAACCCGAAACGAGGGGCTA
This is a stretch of genomic DNA from Phycisphaeraceae bacterium. It encodes these proteins:
- a CDS encoding response regulator transcription factor, giving the protein MILDCLRRCLAQEPDMRIVGEPTAFESMIDAAVELKPDVLAIDLHSMESDIIDLMEEVSELLPSLRIVVCTSSEDRFTNDSLLNAGASQVVTKSEPLESLIRSIRGRATVPLPAMSNVPVSADGLTHNGHILSDDHAALARLTPREIEVLRLIGEGQSRLQIAEVIFRSPKTVDAHRGSIMDKIGVRDRAHLVRFAIRVGLVTP
- a CDS encoding DUF1552 domain-containing protein, which encodes MNNGISRRTVLRGLGVTMALPYLEAMGGLGRSARAAVGATGTPAAAPVRMACIFMPNGVNYAHWAPKGAGREFMLSPTLEPLAGVREHINVLTGLTLDKARANGDGPGDHARSSASFLTGHQARKTAGNDIRIGVSVDQFAARQIGERTRLPSIEIGCENGPAAGNCDSGYSCAYTSNISWRAEDTPVPKLIDPAAVFERLFGDASEASAREARLSRRQSILDFVLDDAKRLEGSLGVNDRRKLDQFQSSVREIEQRVERARAESGEVAMPDVAAPMGIPRRFGEHIDLMYDMMLLAFQMDVTRISTFMLGVDGSNRTLPEIGINEGHHHLSHHQNNEEMIEKIRRIDRFYVERFGHFIAKLSQTPEGEGTLLDNSMILFGCGISDGNRHNHEDLPIILAGRGGGTIDTGRVVGFKRETPLCNLYMSMLDRMGCEVESFGDSTGPLGGLTA
- a CDS encoding DUF1592 domain-containing protein, which translates into the protein MSGISGLWAGAMVCMLIASGGVMLGLAWWSPENRAEPIAQPDIQAIELERRLAEDVGPILEAYCVSCHSGAKSKGGVDLSAVRTIKDILASSGDLAMVREMVSTHEMPPADEEEPSSHERLIVVQWLDDALAYIPPDAKIDPGWFTIHRLNRTEYRNTLRDLLGIDPGEVDLAARLPRDDTGYGLDNIADVLSVSPLAIEQYLEASERAIDLALGRIVEIGSKPVPVRPLRGTANGQPQRQGGFLLFSNGAVQGTHEFGATGEYEIRLSAWETKAGDEHARLSVRVDGREVGAFSISGTQAEPEEVSMRVRVRGGLRTVSGFFTNDYWVPNVADRNLAIEWITVAGPLDEETTQRPQAWRSIFGPHRAIEDEAERARAILLAFATRAYRRPATADDVQALMSLYEQSRAGGEGFESAVRLALTACLVSPHFLYRAVDNPDADNVSHVHRLTGTELASRLSYFLWSSMPDEELMAAAIDGSLLEDDTLRSQVRRMLADSKSSVFCENFAGQWLHLRSLDEMAMDTSRFPEFDDELRSAMKSEATMFFADVLKHDRSVLNFIDSDMVFVNDRLAALYGIEGVEGREMRRVELGATSQRGGVLTMGAVLTVTSNPTRTSPVKRGLYVLDQILGMPPPPPPADIPPLEQAALAAAGPGLREQLAAHVANPTCAVCHNRLDPLGLAFENFDAIGRWRTHDEDRPIDASGTLPGGVRIDGAADLKRILLERDEQFIENLSGTVLMYAIGRGLEPFDRPAVRQIARQARASGDTLGAIIEAVVLSETFGSCRGREQAP
- a CDS encoding glutamine synthetase III — translated: MNRQTAVNRAVDESIHWRERARRVNGDQRADQVFGADVFGLQAMRERLPKPIFKSLLRTIEHGEPLDPTVADAVAAAMKDWAVASGVTHYTHWFQPLTGSTAEKHESLIIPDDSGRAIYGLSGSELIQSEPDASSFPSGGLRATFEARGYTAWDPSSPAFIVRGSHSPTLCIPTAFVSWTGEALDKKTPLLRSIDALSQQAKRILAIFGTDVGVSRVYTTLGSEQEYFLIDANLYHARPDLMSCNRTLFGCRPPKGQQLADHYFGSIPERVLAFMDEVEYELHRLGVPIKTRHNEVAPAQYELAPIFEETNVACDHQMLVMETLTRVAPRFGLRTLMHEKPFSGVNGSGKHNNWSMTTDTGVNLLDPRDDTHTNMQFMVFLCAVIRAVDMHADLLRASIASAGNDHRLGANEAPPAIMSIFLGEMLTDIIDQIERGDTSRTIKGGAINLGARTLPNIPRHAGDRNRTSPFAFTGNKFEFRAVGSTASVAWPNTVINVIVAEALDHIATELEKQLGAKPSEAKLEQTVKKLLKSLVTEHKRIIFNGDNYTTEWHEEAARRGLPNLKNSVEAIPVLRSRESVALFKKYGVLTKPELESRVTILMEKYAKTCLIEAEQMLTIARTLILPAALEHQSRVAEAVAATEGAGVDCDASRAALADFVEMTTQLQVILTSLSSALEREFDLEEKPQPAAEYIKSKIHPILGDLREIVDELEKVVADDLWPLPTYRELMSIR